The following proteins are co-located in the Sporosarcina pasteurii genome:
- the smpB gene encoding SsrA-binding protein SmpB: MGKGKGKILARNRRANFDYAIEDTIEAGIVLQGTEIKSIRAGKVQLKESFVQIRNNEAWILNMHISPYDQGNRFNHDPIRSRKLLLHRRQINQLIGKTKQQGYTIVPIQLHLKDGFAKVLIGVGKGKKHHDRREDLKRKEAKRDMARALKDRQQY; the protein is encoded by the coding sequence ATGGGAAAAGGAAAAGGAAAAATTCTTGCAAGAAATCGAAGAGCAAACTTTGATTATGCCATTGAAGACACGATAGAGGCGGGAATTGTCCTGCAAGGCACAGAAATTAAATCGATCCGTGCAGGGAAGGTCCAATTGAAAGAATCATTCGTTCAAATTAGAAATAACGAAGCGTGGATTTTAAATATGCATATTAGTCCTTATGATCAAGGGAACCGTTTTAACCATGACCCGATTAGATCGCGAAAACTTCTTTTGCATAGACGACAAATTAATCAGTTAATCGGAAAAACAAAACAACAAGGATATACGATTGTTCCGATTCAATTGCATTTAAAAGACGGCTTCGCAAAAGTATTAATCGGCGTTGGTAAAGGTAAAAAGCATCACGATAGACGTGAAGATCTAAAGCGTAAAGAAGCGAAGCGGGACATGGCGCGTGCGTTAAAAGACAGACAGCAGTATTGA
- the rnr gene encoding ribonuclease R: protein MSLDTFAQELQDKILEMMKEESYKPMTVQEIQDMLEIEQAAEFKELVKMLVHLEQGGYLIRSRTNRYGVPERMNHVRGKFIGHAKGFGFVAPEAEGMDDIFIPPHEVNGAMNGDIVLVRVSGGSSGERREGTITRIAERKTTQIIGTYQDNRGFGFVIPDDKKLPMDIFIAKGDSLGAVEGHKVIVEITGWPGDTKSATGMVTKILGHKNDPGIDILSIIYKHGITIEFPDEVINHAKSVPNEVREEDIGKRRDLRNEMAITIDGADAKDLDDAIAVVNHNNGTYTLYVHISDVSYYVTEHSPMDEEAFDRGTSVYLTDRVIPMLPHALSNGICSLNPGVDRLTLTCQMTIDQNGKVIEHEIYESVINSKERMTYTDVYQIIEEKDEELIKKYEHIVPMLNDMADLAAILRNKRMERGAIDFDFKESKVLVDEEGWPTDVVVLERTVSERLIEEFMLAANETIAEHFHWMEVPFLYRIHEDPKAEKLQKFFEFLTNFGIVVKGAGNEVHPRALQEIVESIEGLPEEAVISTMLLRSMQQAKYFEESLGHFGLSTEYYTHFTAPIRRYPDLIVHRLIRTYLLEKDVSHTTIEHWNANLTEIAEHTSERERRAVDAERDTTALKQAQYMVDKIGEEFEGIVSSVTNFGIFVELENTIEGLVHVSYMTDDYYRFDDRQMIMIGEHTGKQFRLGDEVTIRVVAVKPEESAIDFELVGMKPNMHRTRREAPKVIHTKRGSNQGGRQQGKSSNANNERKSKRGNQKKKFYEGIAKKSKRSPRKRR, encoded by the coding sequence ATGTCTTTGGATACGTTCGCTCAAGAACTACAAGACAAAATTTTAGAGATGATGAAAGAAGAATCATATAAGCCGATGACGGTGCAAGAGATTCAAGACATGCTAGAAATCGAACAAGCAGCTGAATTTAAAGAACTGGTGAAAATGCTCGTTCACTTAGAACAGGGCGGGTATTTAATCCGCTCGAGAACAAATCGTTACGGCGTTCCTGAGCGCATGAACCATGTGCGTGGAAAGTTTATTGGGCATGCAAAAGGGTTTGGATTTGTGGCACCAGAAGCAGAAGGAATGGACGACATTTTCATACCGCCGCATGAAGTAAATGGGGCGATGAATGGAGATATCGTACTTGTCCGTGTATCAGGCGGCAGTTCAGGTGAAAGAAGAGAAGGAACGATTACGCGAATCGCAGAGAGGAAAACGACTCAAATTATCGGGACTTATCAAGATAATCGCGGATTTGGATTTGTGATTCCAGATGATAAAAAGCTGCCGATGGATATTTTTATTGCAAAAGGTGATTCACTTGGTGCGGTAGAAGGTCATAAAGTTATTGTTGAAATTACTGGTTGGCCTGGAGATACAAAATCCGCAACGGGCATGGTAACGAAAATATTAGGCCATAAAAACGACCCAGGCATTGATATTTTATCGATTATTTATAAACATGGAATCACCATCGAATTTCCAGATGAAGTGATTAACCATGCGAAAAGTGTGCCGAACGAAGTACGTGAAGAAGATATCGGAAAACGTCGTGACTTACGTAATGAAATGGCGATTACAATTGACGGGGCAGATGCGAAAGATTTAGATGATGCGATTGCCGTTGTGAACCATAACAATGGAACCTATACGTTGTATGTCCATATCTCTGATGTGAGTTATTATGTGACGGAACACTCCCCGATGGATGAAGAGGCGTTTGACAGAGGCACCAGTGTTTATTTAACAGACCGTGTGATTCCGATGTTGCCGCATGCGTTATCCAATGGCATTTGTTCATTGAATCCTGGCGTTGATCGTTTGACACTGACTTGTCAAATGACGATTGATCAAAACGGAAAAGTGATTGAACACGAAATTTATGAAAGCGTCATTAATTCCAAAGAAAGAATGACGTATACAGATGTGTACCAAATTATTGAAGAAAAAGATGAGGAACTTATTAAGAAATATGAACATATCGTTCCGATGTTAAATGATATGGCGGATCTCGCTGCTATATTGCGTAATAAACGAATGGAACGCGGTGCTATCGATTTTGATTTTAAAGAATCAAAAGTGCTCGTAGATGAAGAAGGTTGGCCGACAGATGTTGTTGTACTTGAAAGAACAGTATCTGAACGGTTAATAGAAGAGTTTATGCTTGCGGCAAACGAAACGATTGCAGAGCATTTCCACTGGATGGAAGTTCCGTTTCTTTATCGAATTCACGAAGATCCGAAAGCGGAAAAACTGCAAAAGTTCTTCGAGTTTTTAACGAATTTCGGGATTGTCGTCAAAGGTGCTGGAAATGAAGTGCATCCGAGAGCATTGCAAGAAATTGTTGAATCTATTGAAGGCTTGCCGGAAGAGGCGGTCATTTCTACAATGTTATTACGGTCCATGCAACAGGCGAAATATTTTGAGGAAAGCCTTGGACACTTTGGTTTATCGACTGAGTATTATACGCATTTTACAGCGCCAATTCGACGTTATCCGGATTTGATCGTTCATCGTTTAATTCGCACGTATTTGCTTGAAAAGGACGTTTCGCACACAACGATAGAACACTGGAATGCAAATCTGACGGAAATTGCGGAACATACGTCAGAACGTGAACGTCGTGCAGTTGACGCGGAACGTGATACGACCGCACTGAAACAAGCACAATATATGGTTGATAAAATTGGTGAGGAATTTGAAGGAATCGTTTCCTCAGTCACGAATTTCGGTATATTTGTTGAGCTTGAAAATACGATTGAAGGGCTTGTCCACGTCAGTTATATGACGGATGATTATTACCGTTTTGACGACAGGCAAATGATCATGATTGGTGAGCATACAGGGAAGCAATTCCGACTTGGCGATGAAGTAACCATTCGTGTTGTTGCGGTTAAACCTGAAGAATCCGCAATTGATTTTGAACTTGTTGGAATGAAACCGAATATGCATCGCACGAGAAGAGAAGCGCCTAAAGTGATTCATACGAAACGAGGTTCAAATCAAGGCGGAAGACAGCAAGGCAAATCGTCGAATGCCAATAATGAGCGAAAGTCTAAGCGAGGCAATCAAAAGAAAAAGTTTTATGAAGGTATTGCCAAAAAATCAAAAAGAAGTCCAAGAAAAAGAAGATAA
- a CDS encoding glutathione ABC transporter substrate-binding protein → MKNSKKWLSVLILSFTMILAACAGGGSEAENDQPGDGKIEKDLVVAVHSDASTLDPAGSNDVPSHNIQQPIFEGLIKRDSENKLIPGLAKEWKVIDDLTYEFILQEGVSFHDGEAFNAEAVKINVERLLDPEVASSKYDYFEMISEVEVVDEYIVRIKTEYPFSPILAHLSHSGAAIISPKAIEADYEAIKNGQKPGTAISENPVGTGHFKFDSWTPGEEVKLVKNENYWGEEALVDTVTFKIIPESGTRNADLERGFVHIVDPVQPSEVPQLNDSDYATVVQTPSTGLSFIGFNMSKAPFDDVLVRKAVSMIINKQEIINGVYDGYGIAAEGPLAPGVFGYSEDIKGIDQNIEEAKKLMKEAGYADGFKATLWTNDNPQRIDTAIILQNTLKEINVELTIEQMEFGTYIEKLKSGDHDMYMLGWTNPLADADNGLYSLFHSSTEGIPPNAMWYGSSVVDDLLDKGRAATDEEERLKLYKQAQEEIIADAPMLFLDYREYLTGVSNKIKGFSINSGGIYHLEKVQFVE, encoded by the coding sequence ATGAAGAATAGTAAGAAGTGGTTAAGTGTTTTAATATTGTCGTTCACTATGATACTAGCAGCTTGCGCGGGCGGCGGTAGTGAAGCGGAGAACGATCAGCCAGGAGACGGGAAGATAGAAAAGGACCTTGTTGTCGCTGTTCATTCTGACGCGAGTACTTTAGATCCGGCTGGCTCGAATGATGTGCCGTCACATAACATTCAACAACCAATTTTTGAAGGGCTCATTAAACGTGACAGTGAGAATAAGTTAATTCCAGGTTTGGCGAAGGAATGGAAAGTGATTGACGATTTGACTTATGAGTTTATCTTGCAAGAAGGTGTAAGCTTTCATGATGGGGAAGCGTTTAATGCGGAAGCCGTGAAAATAAATGTAGAACGCCTTCTCGATCCAGAAGTTGCTTCATCAAAATATGATTATTTTGAAATGATTTCTGAAGTAGAAGTGGTAGATGAGTATATCGTTCGCATTAAGACAGAATATCCGTTTTCACCAATTTTGGCACATCTATCCCATAGTGGGGCCGCAATCATTAGCCCGAAAGCAATTGAAGCAGATTACGAGGCAATAAAGAATGGTCAAAAACCTGGTACAGCTATTTCAGAAAATCCAGTTGGAACCGGACATTTTAAGTTTGATAGTTGGACACCTGGCGAGGAAGTAAAACTTGTGAAAAATGAGAATTATTGGGGAGAAGAAGCACTTGTCGATACAGTAACTTTCAAAATTATCCCGGAAAGCGGAACCCGTAATGCAGACTTGGAGCGTGGATTCGTTCATATCGTAGATCCTGTGCAACCGAGCGAAGTTCCTCAATTAAATGATAGTGACTATGCAACAGTGGTACAAACCCCTTCAACAGGGCTTTCATTTATCGGATTTAATATGAGTAAAGCGCCATTTGATGATGTTTTGGTGCGAAAAGCTGTGTCAATGATCATCAATAAACAGGAAATTATTAACGGTGTTTATGATGGATATGGCATTGCAGCTGAAGGACCTCTTGCACCTGGAGTATTCGGGTATTCAGAAGACATAAAAGGCATTGACCAAAATATTGAAGAAGCCAAAAAATTGATGAAAGAAGCAGGCTATGCAGATGGATTTAAAGCCACGCTTTGGACGAATGATAATCCGCAACGTATTGATACAGCAATCATTCTTCAAAATACTTTAAAAGAAATAAATGTAGAATTGACGATTGAACAAATGGAATTTGGAACCTATATAGAAAAACTTAAGTCCGGCGACCACGATATGTACATGTTAGGGTGGACGAATCCGTTAGCAGATGCAGACAATGGTTTGTATTCTTTATTCCATTCATCTACTGAGGGGATTCCGCCAAATGCGATGTGGTATGGTTCATCTGTTGTTGATGATTTGCTGGACAAAGGTCGAGCAGCAACTGACGAAGAAGAACGATTGAAATTGTATAAACAAGCGCAGGAAGAAATTATCGCAGATGCACCGATGCTCTTTTTAGATTATAGGGAGTATTTAACAGGTGTTAGTAATAAGATCAAGGGTTTCTCAATCAATTCGGGTGGAATTTATCATTTGGAAAAAGTACAGTTTGTAGAGTAA
- a CDS encoding carboxylesterase, which yields MRIAQPKPFFFEQGPRAVLLLHGFTGTSADVRMLGRFLEKKGYTSLAPHYKGHGVPPEELIQTGPEEWWEDVLAGYQQLKDAGYDEIAVAGLSLGGVFSLKLGYNLPLKGIVTMCAPMSMRTTDLMYEGVLQYAGEYKKYEGKSKEVIEEEVEKLRGQTMPSLKDLRELIYEVREHVDHIYTPTFVTQGSLDKVIEPDSANVIYEDIQADDKTLKWYEESGHVITLGPEKEQLHEDIYQFLESLDWHV from the coding sequence ATGAGAATTGCACAACCGAAACCTTTCTTTTTTGAACAAGGTCCACGTGCTGTATTATTGTTACATGGATTTACAGGGACGTCTGCGGATGTACGTATGCTTGGGCGTTTCTTGGAGAAAAAAGGGTATACATCACTTGCTCCTCATTATAAGGGACATGGTGTACCGCCTGAGGAATTAATTCAAACAGGACCCGAAGAATGGTGGGAAGATGTTCTAGCTGGCTATCAACAACTAAAAGACGCGGGTTATGATGAAATCGCAGTAGCTGGATTATCACTCGGCGGTGTTTTTTCTTTAAAATTAGGTTATAACCTTCCATTAAAGGGAATTGTAACAATGTGTGCCCCAATGTCCATGAGAACGACTGACCTAATGTATGAAGGAGTTCTTCAATACGCCGGTGAATATAAGAAGTACGAAGGAAAAAGCAAAGAAGTAATCGAGGAAGAAGTAGAAAAATTACGTGGTCAAACGATGCCGTCACTGAAGGACTTACGTGAATTAATTTACGAAGTACGTGAACATGTTGACCATATTTACACACCAACTTTTGTGACACAAGGTTCTTTAGATAAAGTTATTGAACCAGATTCCGCGAATGTGATTTATGAAGATATACAAGCGGATGATAAAACATTAAAATGGTATGAGGAGTCAGGTCATGTCATAACACTTGGACCAGAAAAAGAACAGCTGCATGAAGATATTTATCAATTCTTAGAGTCACTAGATTGGCATGTGTGA
- a CDS encoding bifunctional UDP-sugar hydrolase/5'-nucleotidase, protein MRLSKWSKSLNLVLSASLAVSLSVTGLQATVGAAMTSSNVIKEQASSVTDFDKVYDLNNYKTGKLMIHESSVSITLDSMSTIKNGVVFTGSYAEFYGDGFKDTSVTIKPKKAGTIVDFSGIEMSKVIIEGNKVSEIRGAGNVQQIDYVKGANPDAIKFPFDLSIMHTNDTHGNLDSIAKRVTAVKEVRAEKPNALLLDAGDVMSGTLYFNEFKGMADLQFMNLMGYDAMTFGNHEFDLGSTPEGHQALADFVEAAEFPFVSSNVDFSRDDKFNGLFSDLISSEPEKGKIYNGIIKEINGEKVGVFGLTTAETADISSPGAITFSDYIEEAEKAVAAFENLGVNKIIALTHIGYDDNPAVDNDLILAATVDGIDVIVGGHSHTQLNEPIVVDQDETGATKDPTLIVQSYQYNQFLGSVDIVFDKEGVINDFRGELIPVSEKAADPEAVEMLKPYSDRVEDIAQTEIGATAESKLENPRTNEDSVRKNETALGNLITDGMLAKAKMYNPEVMMALQNGGGIRAAIDAGPITIGEVITVLPFGNTLATMDLTGAELKEAFEISFREYPRENGGFLHVSGAKVTFDSGKASGERVVSVAYKNVDGTYTEVSDHETYTVATNAFTAKGGDGYTVFAKAYEAGRVTDLGQSDWENFAEHLSVLGNITPMIEGRIIDLAQ, encoded by the coding sequence ATGCGTTTAAGTAAATGGAGTAAAAGCTTAAATCTAGTATTGTCAGCAAGTTTAGCGGTTAGTTTATCAGTAACAGGCTTGCAGGCAACAGTCGGAGCTGCGATGACTTCATCTAATGTAATAAAAGAACAAGCATCATCAGTAACGGATTTCGATAAAGTATATGATTTAAACAACTATAAAACTGGAAAATTGATGATCCACGAATCAAGTGTTTCGATTACACTAGATTCAATGTCAACAATAAAGAATGGCGTTGTATTCACCGGTAGTTATGCGGAGTTTTATGGTGATGGATTTAAAGATACTTCCGTTACAATCAAACCTAAAAAAGCAGGTACGATTGTCGATTTTAGTGGGATTGAAATGTCTAAAGTGATTATTGAGGGAAATAAGGTTTCTGAAATAAGGGGAGCAGGAAACGTTCAACAAATTGATTATGTAAAGGGTGCGAATCCAGATGCGATCAAGTTTCCTTTTGATCTATCTATCATGCATACCAATGATACACATGGAAATTTAGACAGTATTGCAAAACGTGTGACAGCAGTGAAGGAAGTGCGAGCAGAAAAACCGAACGCTCTTCTTCTTGATGCCGGCGATGTCATGTCGGGAACATTGTATTTCAACGAATTTAAGGGAATGGCAGACTTACAATTTATGAACTTAATGGGTTATGATGCAATGACATTTGGTAATCATGAATTTGATTTGGGTTCAACACCAGAGGGACATCAAGCTTTAGCGGACTTTGTTGAAGCGGCCGAGTTCCCATTTGTCAGCTCCAATGTTGATTTTTCAAGAGATGATAAATTTAATGGCTTATTCAGCGATTTAATTTCAAGCGAACCTGAAAAAGGGAAAATCTATAATGGAATCATTAAGGAAATTAATGGAGAAAAAGTGGGGGTCTTTGGCCTGACAACCGCTGAGACAGCCGATATTTCAAGTCCTGGTGCAATAACTTTCAGTGATTATATTGAAGAAGCTGAAAAAGCAGTAGCTGCATTTGAAAACCTAGGCGTCAACAAAATTATTGCTTTGACACATATTGGATATGATGATAACCCTGCAGTTGATAATGATTTAATTTTAGCTGCAACAGTCGATGGAATTGATGTGATTGTTGGCGGACATAGCCACACACAATTAAATGAACCTATAGTCGTTGACCAAGATGAAACTGGCGCAACGAAAGATCCGACACTCATTGTCCAATCCTATCAATACAATCAATTTTTAGGGTCCGTAGACATTGTGTTTGATAAAGAGGGTGTCATTAATGACTTTAGGGGTGAATTAATCCCTGTTAGTGAAAAAGCTGCAGATCCAGAAGCTGTCGAAATGTTGAAACCATATTCAGACAGAGTAGAAGATATTGCACAAACAGAAATTGGAGCAACAGCGGAAAGTAAATTAGAAAATCCACGAACGAATGAGGATAGTGTACGTAAAAATGAAACAGCATTAGGTAACTTGATAACAGACGGTATGCTAGCAAAAGCGAAAATGTATAATCCAGAAGTTATGATGGCATTACAAAATGGTGGCGGTATAAGGGCTGCAATTGATGCGGGTCCAATTACAATTGGAGAAGTAATTACAGTTCTTCCATTTGGCAATACGTTAGCAACGATGGACCTAACTGGCGCTGAATTAAAAGAAGCATTTGAAATTAGTTTCCGAGAATACCCGCGCGAAAATGGCGGTTTCTTACATGTATCAGGTGCAAAAGTGACATTCGATTCAGGAAAAGCCTCTGGTGAGCGGGTTGTTTCCGTAGCCTATAAAAATGTAGATGGTACTTATACGGAAGTTAGTGATCATGAGACTTATACCGTAGCGACAAATGCATTTACCGCGAAAGGCGGAGACGGATACACAGTTTTTGCAAAAGCATATGAAGCAGGTAGAGTAACGGATTTAGGCCAAAGTGATTGGGAAAACTTTGCCGAACATTTAAGTGTTTTAGGAAATATTACTCCAATGATTGAAGGGCGAATTATCGATTTGGCACAATAA
- a CDS encoding nucleoside deaminase, whose amino-acid sequence MINDQDLKHLQRCIELAKVALEKGDEPFGSVLVSASGDVLAEDRNRVGGGDHTQHPEFALARWAAENMTLEEREKATVYTSGEHCPMCAAAHGWVGLGRIVYVSSSGQLVQWLSEMGINVSESRVRNLPIRDVLRDITVEGPVLELAEQVRELHRQFYAGKH is encoded by the coding sequence ATGATAAATGATCAAGATTTAAAGCATTTACAACGTTGCATTGAACTAGCAAAAGTTGCTCTGGAGAAAGGTGACGAGCCATTTGGTTCAGTTCTAGTGTCAGCCAGCGGGGACGTGCTTGCGGAAGACCGTAACCGTGTTGGAGGTGGTGATCACACCCAACATCCGGAATTTGCTTTGGCGCGTTGGGCAGCCGAGAATATGACGTTGGAAGAAAGAGAGAAGGCGACAGTATATACTTCGGGTGAACATTGCCCTATGTGCGCTGCAGCCCACGGTTGGGTAGGTTTGGGGCGAATTGTTTATGTCAGTTCATCCGGGCAGCTGGTACAATGGTTGAGCGAAATGGGGATCAATGTATCGGAATCGCGCGTGCGTAATCTTCCAATCCGAGATGTACTGCGTGATATTACAGTAGAGGGCCCTGTTCTAGAACTCGCGGAGCAAGTTCGCGAACTCCACCGTCAATTTTATGCAGGGAAACATTAA
- the secG gene encoding preprotein translocase subunit SecG yields the protein MHVLLMTLLVIVALSLIVVVLLQSGSSAGLSGAISGGAEQLFGKQKARGLDLVLQRVTIILSVLFFVLAILVVKF from the coding sequence ATGCACGTATTGCTAATGACTTTACTAGTAATTGTAGCATTATCATTAATTGTAGTTGTATTATTACAATCTGGATCAAGTGCAGGTCTTTCGGGAGCCATTTCTGGTGGAGCCGAGCAGCTTTTTGGGAAGCAAAAAGCACGCGGGCTTGACTTAGTTCTCCAACGGGTGACAATCATTCTTTCGGTCTTATTTTTTGTCCTCGCTATTTTAGTTGTTAAATTTTAA